In one Bryobacteraceae bacterium genomic region, the following are encoded:
- a CDS encoding TolC family protein, whose protein sequence is MAIAIVGIGSAQQYTANDDSQLRLYIEEALDRNPAVRQSFARYQAALQRLPQVSSLPDPMFGVTQYLRTPETRVGPQTTMLSLSQQFPWFGKLADREKIAAKEALMYHQQHEAQRDEVVRQVKLAYYSLAFIDRSTLITEEDLSLLDHYETLAQARYSQGMGLQQAVVKLQAEITRDRNRLEELKNMRVSTEAALNTLMDRPAQSPLVKVPLGTVPTVEVDYTALHEEAKRRRPEIQSALLMIERDEKRVQLAKKNYWPDFTLGASMLNVEGRSDAAGRLNPPEQNGKNIFAVTAGVNIPIRRRKYDAAILEASQDQIASREAYRDVVNSTEGATRAIGFRIGTLADQINLFEKTLLPQAEQALRSTEAAYSTGTLGVLDLLDSERVLLQVRLGLAQYASDYMKSLAEMERAIGAPFPR, encoded by the coding sequence TTGGCAATCGCTATCGTGGGTATCGGTTCGGCGCAACAATACACCGCGAACGATGACTCACAATTGCGGCTCTACATCGAAGAGGCCCTCGATCGCAACCCGGCGGTGCGCCAGTCGTTCGCGCGGTACCAAGCTGCCTTGCAGCGGCTTCCGCAGGTCAGTTCTCTTCCAGACCCGATGTTCGGGGTGACGCAGTATCTGAGAACGCCGGAGACCCGCGTCGGCCCGCAGACCACTATGCTGAGCCTGTCGCAGCAGTTTCCCTGGTTCGGCAAACTCGCCGACAGGGAGAAGATCGCGGCCAAAGAAGCGCTGATGTACCACCAGCAGCACGAAGCGCAGCGCGACGAGGTAGTGCGCCAAGTGAAGCTAGCATACTACAGCCTTGCGTTCATCGACCGGTCGACCTTGATCACCGAGGAAGATCTCTCACTGCTCGACCATTACGAAACGCTGGCGCAGGCCCGCTATTCCCAGGGCATGGGATTGCAGCAAGCGGTGGTGAAGCTACAGGCCGAGATCACCAGGGACCGCAACCGTCTGGAGGAGTTGAAGAACATGCGGGTTTCGACCGAAGCGGCGCTCAACACACTGATGGACCGGCCGGCACAATCGCCCCTCGTAAAGGTGCCCCTGGGTACTGTCCCCACAGTGGAAGTGGACTACACCGCGCTTCACGAGGAGGCCAAGAGGCGGCGGCCGGAGATCCAGTCGGCGTTGCTGATGATCGAGAGAGATGAGAAGCGCGTGCAGTTGGCAAAGAAAAACTACTGGCCGGATTTCACTCTGGGCGCCAGCATGCTGAATGTGGAAGGACGCAGCGACGCGGCTGGCCGGCTGAATCCGCCGGAGCAGAACGGAAAGAACATCTTTGCGGTAACGGCCGGTGTGAACATTCCGATCCGCCGGCGCAAGTACGACGCGGCGATTCTGGAGGCCAGCCAGGATCAGATCGCATCACGGGAAGCCTACCGAGACGTGGTCAATTCCACCGAAGGGGCGACCCGCGCGATCGGGTTTCGGATCGGAACGTTGGCCGACCAGATCAACCTCTTTGAGAAGACCCTCTTGCCACAGGCCGAGCAGGCATTACGTTCCACCGAGGCGGCCTATTCGACGGGAACGCTCGGGGTGCTGGACCTCTTGGACAGCGAGCGCGTGCTGCTGCAAGTCCGTTTAGGCTTGGCACAGTACGCAAGCGACTACATGAAGTCACTGGCGGAGATGGAACGGGCCATCGGCGCCCCGTTCCCGAGGTGA